GGCCGTTGCATGCCGATACCTGGCGGCAGCGCATCGGCTTCTATGTGCTGGGAGGTATTGCCTGGTGGCTGCTGCACGTCAGTGCGATGGTGCTGCTGCGCAAGCTGGCGTTCGGCCTGCTTGGCCAGCACTACACCTACGGCGACTGGCCGGCGCAGTGGTTCTATGAGTTCTTCAAGGACGTGCAGACGTACAGCCTGCTGGTGATCGCGGTGCATGCCGTGGCCTGGTTCGGACGCCAGCGGCAGGGTGAAGCGCATCTGCTGGCGCCGCCCGAGGAGGGCCCGCCAGTTGAACCGGTCGAACGCCCGCAGCACTTCCTGGTACGCAAGCTGGGCAAGGAATTCCTGGTTGCCACCGCGGATGTGGAGTACGCCCAGGCGGCGGGCAATTATGTGAACCTGCGGGTGCGCGGCCATGACTATCCGCTGCGCATCACCATGGCGGTGCTGGAACAGCGCCTGGATCCGGCCGTGTTCCTGCGCCCGCACCGCAGCTGGCTGATCCACCGCGGCCACCTGCGCTCGATCGAGCCGTTGGACGGGGGTGAAGCCCTGCTGCACATGGCCGACGGCGCCAGGGTGCCCTGCAGCCGGCGGCAGCTGCCGCTGCTGCGGCAGGCGCTGGCAGGTGCCTGAACGGGCGGGCCGCTGGGCCCGCCCGCGCAAGGCTTACTTCTTGTCTTTCTTGATCATCGTGTCGATGCGCGCGGCGCGGGCTTCCGAGCCCGGGTGCGAGGACATCAGGCCGCCTTCGCTGGACAGCTTGCGGAACAT
Above is a genomic segment from Stenotrophomonas sp. ESTM1D_MKCIP4_1 containing:
- a CDS encoding LytTR family DNA-binding domain-containing protein; this translates as MGNNGRMDNGDPAASPALDAERLRRPVLDALFWSLLFLGTASGNVLAKWMRALRDEQPFPAGAISIEEFSSALASLGLLVLLHGAARRWPLHADTWRQRIGFYVLGGIAWWLLHVSAMVLLRKLAFGLLGQHYTYGDWPAQWFYEFFKDVQTYSLLVIAVHAVAWFGRQRQGEAHLLAPPEEGPPVEPVERPQHFLVRKLGKEFLVATADVEYAQAAGNYVNLRVRGHDYPLRITMAVLEQRLDPAVFLRPHRSWLIHRGHLRSIEPLDGGEALLHMADGARVPCSRRQLPLLRQALAGA